In one Parvibaculum sp. genomic region, the following are encoded:
- a CDS encoding HU family DNA-binding protein, with the protein MNKNDLIAEVADRTGLSKADATKSVDYVFDIITDSLKKGEEVRLVGFGTFNVSNRAATEGRNPRTGETIQIPASKQPKFKAGKGLKDAVNS; encoded by the coding sequence GTGAACAAGAACGATCTCATTGCAGAAGTGGCGGACCGGACCGGTCTATCCAAGGCCGATGCGACCAAGTCCGTCGACTATGTGTTCGACATCATCACGGACTCGCTGAAAAAGGGCGAAGAGGTCCGGCTGGTCGGCTTCGGCACTTTCAACGTGTCGAACCGCGCAGCCACCGAGGGCCGCAACCCGCGTACCGGCGAGACGATTCAGATCCCGGCCTCGAAGCAGCCGAAGTTCAAGGCCGGCAAGGGTCTCAAGGACGCTGTGAACAGCTGA
- a CDS encoding MFS transporter: MTRTLAPVFSLLMATAILLVGNGLLGTLIPIRAGYEGFATISVGIIGSFYFAGFLAGCFATPHIVRRAGHIRSFATFCGLAAAAPLIHAMSSDPAMWALMRVLTGLCFAGLYMVIESWLNEQSTNDTRGRIFAVYLAVNLTALAGGQLMLNAADSSGFVLFAICSILTSLALVPVAMTTSVQPMPIQSTTINIRNLYALSPVGLIGSFVVGLTNAPFWTLAPLFAIERGLGEGGVAAFMLAAIAGGAAAQWPIGRISDRMDRRRVIVVVCLGSAAGEVALVAAGISGSVTAIMLAGVLFGVFALTLYSVCVAHMNDHGQSESFVSISGGLLVVYSVGAIVGPTAASLGVGAFGISSIFVFPAVVHLLFAAYTAYRIVSAPALTEEQRSDFVAVPFPQVTPLPTELDPRAADEEPSAEEPGDAAAGERASP; encoded by the coding sequence TTGACTCGTACCCTCGCCCCCGTCTTTTCGCTGCTGATGGCGACCGCCATCCTGCTGGTCGGCAACGGGCTTCTCGGCACGCTGATCCCGATTCGGGCCGGTTATGAGGGCTTCGCGACCATATCCGTCGGCATTATCGGCAGCTTTTATTTTGCCGGTTTTCTGGCCGGCTGTTTCGCGACGCCGCATATCGTGCGCCGCGCCGGGCATATCCGCAGCTTCGCGACCTTTTGCGGATTGGCGGCGGCAGCGCCGCTCATCCACGCGATGTCTTCCGATCCGGCCATGTGGGCGCTGATGCGGGTGCTGACCGGTCTATGCTTCGCCGGTCTCTATATGGTGATCGAAAGCTGGCTCAACGAGCAGTCGACCAACGACACGCGGGGCCGCATCTTTGCAGTCTACCTAGCGGTCAACCTGACGGCCCTTGCCGGGGGCCAGTTGATGCTGAATGCGGCGGACTCGAGCGGCTTCGTGCTCTTTGCGATCTGTTCGATCCTGACTTCGCTGGCGCTGGTGCCGGTGGCGATGACGACATCGGTGCAGCCGATGCCGATCCAGAGCACGACGATCAACATCCGCAATCTCTATGCGCTCTCGCCGGTGGGCCTGATCGGATCGTTCGTGGTCGGCCTCACCAATGCGCCGTTCTGGACGCTTGCGCCGCTTTTCGCGATCGAACGCGGGCTTGGCGAGGGCGGCGTCGCGGCGTTCATGCTGGCGGCAATTGCCGGCGGCGCGGCGGCGCAATGGCCGATCGGGCGCATTTCGGACCGCATGGACCGGCGGCGCGTTATCGTCGTGGTCTGCCTCGGTTCGGCGGCCGGCGAAGTGGCCCTGGTCGCGGCCGGCATCAGCGGCAGCGTCACGGCGATCATGCTTGCGGGCGTGCTGTTCGGCGTTTTTGCGCTGACGCTTTATTCGGTGTGCGTGGCGCATATGAACGATCACGGGCAGAGCGAGAGTTTTGTGTCGATCTCGGGCGGGCTGCTGGTCGTCTATTCGGTGGGCGCGATTGTCGGCCCGACCGCCGCGTCGCTGGGCGTCGGGGCCTTCGGCATCTCGTCGATATTCGTGTTCCCGGCGGTCGTGCACCTGCTCTTTGCCGCCTATACGGCCTACCGGATCGTCTCGGCGCCCGCCCTGACCGAAGAGCAGCGGTCCGACTTCGTGGCCGTGCCGTTCCCGCAGGTTACGCCGCTGCCGACGGAACTCGATCCGCGGGCCGCCGACGAAGAGCCGTCAGCCGAAGAACCGGGGGACGCGGCGGCCGGCGAGCGCGCCTCGCCATGA
- a CDS encoding NADH-quinone oxidoreductase subunit A yields the protein MEDLLLEYLPILIFMGLSLVIGLALLVAPFLIAPSKPDPEKLAAYECGFEAFDDARMKFDVKYYLVAILFIIFDLEVAFLFPWAVALGDIGLFGFWSMIVFLGVLTIGFTYEWKKGALEWE from the coding sequence ATGGAAGACCTGCTTCTCGAGTACCTGCCCATATTGATCTTTATGGGGCTGTCGCTCGTGATCGGTCTTGCGTTGCTCGTCGCGCCGTTCCTCATCGCGCCGAGCAAACCGGATCCCGAAAAGCTTGCCGCCTATGAATGCGGCTTCGAAGCATTCGACGACGCGCGCATGAAGTTCGACGTGAAATACTATCTCGTCGCCATCCTCTTCATCATCTTCGACCTCGAAGTGGCCTTCCTGTTTCCTTGGGCGGTGGCGCTCGGCGATATCGGGCTGTTCGGCTTCTGGTCGATGATCGTGTTCCTGGGCGTCCTGACGATCGGCTTCACTTATGAGTGGAAGAAGGGCGCGCTGGAATGGGAGTGA
- a CDS encoding NADH-quinone oxidoreductase subunit B: MQTGNAAAPAQTAIPGDGQDDAFFRQAADALADKGFVLTTVDDLVNWSRTGSLMWMTFGLACCAVEMMHTSMPRYDVERFGVAPRASPRQSDVMIVAGTLTNKMAPALRKVYDQMPEPRYVISMGSCANGGGYYHYSYSVVRGCDRIVPVDIYVPGCPPTAEALLYGILALQKKIRRTGTLDR; this comes from the coding sequence ATGCAAACCGGCAATGCGGCCGCGCCGGCTCAAACGGCGATCCCTGGTGACGGGCAGGACGACGCCTTCTTCCGGCAGGCCGCCGACGCGCTCGCCGACAAGGGTTTCGTGCTGACGACGGTCGACGATCTCGTCAACTGGTCGCGCACCGGCTCGCTGATGTGGATGACCTTCGGCCTTGCCTGCTGCGCCGTCGAAATGATGCATACCTCGATGCCGCGCTACGATGTGGAACGTTTCGGTGTCGCGCCGCGCGCAAGCCCCCGCCAGTCCGACGTGATGATCGTCGCCGGCACGCTGACCAACAAGATGGCGCCCGCACTGCGCAAGGTTTACGACCAGATGCCGGAGCCCCGCTATGTGATCTCGATGGGATCCTGCGCGAACGGCGGCGGCTACTATCACTATTCCTACTCCGTGGTGCGTGGCTGCGACCGGATCGTGCCGGTCGACATCTATGTGCCCGGATGCCCGCCCACCGCCGAGGCCCTGCTCTACGGCATCCTCGCCCTTCAAAAGAAAATTCGCCGGACGGGCACGCTCGACCGCTGA
- a CDS encoding NADH-quinone oxidoreductase subunit C → MDESLTELGEHILGGVEDSMLGFNVAYGELTVRAQAGSIARVLKFLRDDPACHFATLLDITAVDYPQRARRFDVVYHLLSMHQNQRIRVIVETDEETPVPSVVGIYPSANWYERETFDMYGVLFSDHPDLRRILTDYGFNGYPLRKDFPLTGYVEVRYDDDVKRVVYEPVKLVQEFRSFDFASPWEGVEYLLPGDEKAEN, encoded by the coding sequence ATGGACGAAAGTCTCACAGAACTGGGCGAGCATATTCTCGGCGGCGTCGAGGATTCGATGCTCGGATTCAACGTCGCCTACGGCGAATTGACGGTCCGCGCCCAGGCGGGTTCGATTGCGCGCGTGTTGAAGTTTCTGCGCGACGATCCGGCCTGCCACTTCGCGACGCTGCTCGACATCACCGCCGTCGACTACCCGCAGCGCGCGCGCCGTTTCGATGTCGTCTATCACCTGTTGTCGATGCACCAGAACCAGCGCATCCGCGTCATCGTCGAGACCGACGAGGAAACGCCGGTGCCGAGCGTCGTCGGCATTTACCCGTCGGCCAACTGGTACGAGCGCGAAACCTTCGACATGTACGGCGTTCTCTTCAGCGATCACCCGGACCTGCGCCGCATCCTCACCGATTACGGTTTCAACGGCTATCCGCTGCGCAAGGACTTCCCGCTGACGGGCTATGTTGAAGTCCGCTACGACGACGACGTGAAGCGTGTCGTCTACGAGCCGGTGAAGCTCGTCCAGGAATTCCGCAGTTTCGATTTCGCAAGCCCGTGGGAAGGCGTCGAATATCTGCTGCCGGGCGACGAGAAGGCGGAGAACTGA
- a CDS encoding NADH-quinone oxidoreductase subunit D, with protein sequence MAEQELRNYHLNFGPQHPAAHGVLRLVLELDGEVVERVDPHIGLLHRGTEKLIEYKTYLQATPYFDRLDYVAPMNQEHAFVLAAEKLLGLEVPRRGQFIRVLYSEMGRILAHLLNVTTQALDVGALTPPLWGFEQREKMMIFYERASGARLHANYFRVGGVHRDLPPKLIEDIYNFCDPCEQALDDLEALLTGNRIFMQRNVDIGVVSQEDALAWGFSGVMVRGSGMAWDLRRSQPYEVYSELDFDIPVGKNGDCYDRYLIRMDEMRQSLRIMKQCIEKMPGGPVHAEDGKVVPPSRAEMKRSMEALIHHFKLYTEGYRVPEGEVYAAVEAPKGEFGVYLVSDGGNKPYKCKIRAPGYAHLQAMDHLCKGHMLADVAAILGSIDIVFGEVDR encoded by the coding sequence ATGGCCGAACAGGAACTCCGCAACTACCACCTTAATTTCGGACCGCAGCATCCCGCCGCGCATGGCGTGCTGCGCCTCGTGCTGGAGCTCGACGGCGAAGTGGTCGAGCGCGTCGACCCGCATATCGGCCTCCTGCATCGCGGCACCGAAAAGCTGATCGAGTACAAGACCTATCTGCAGGCGACGCCCTATTTCGACCGGCTCGATTATGTCGCGCCGATGAACCAGGAACATGCCTTCGTGCTGGCGGCCGAAAAGCTGCTCGGCCTCGAAGTGCCGCGCCGCGGCCAGTTCATTCGTGTCCTCTATTCCGAAATGGGCCGCATCCTCGCCCATCTGCTCAACGTGACGACGCAGGCGCTCGATGTCGGCGCGCTGACGCCGCCGCTCTGGGGCTTCGAGCAGCGCGAAAAGATGATGATCTTCTACGAGCGCGCATCCGGCGCGCGCCTCCACGCGAATTATTTCCGCGTCGGCGGCGTGCATCGCGATCTGCCGCCCAAGCTCATCGAGGACATCTACAATTTCTGCGACCCCTGCGAACAGGCGCTGGACGATCTTGAAGCCCTGCTGACCGGCAACCGGATTTTCATGCAGCGCAACGTCGACATCGGCGTCGTGTCGCAGGAAGACGCGCTTGCCTGGGGCTTCTCCGGCGTCATGGTGCGCGGCTCTGGCATGGCCTGGGACCTGCGCCGTTCGCAGCCCTACGAAGTCTATTCCGAGCTCGACTTCGACATCCCGGTCGGCAAGAACGGCGACTGTTACGACCGCTACCTGATCCGCATGGACGAAATGCGCCAGTCGCTGCGCATCATGAAGCAGTGCATCGAAAAAATGCCCGGCGGTCCGGTGCATGCCGAAGACGGCAAGGTCGTGCCGCCGTCGCGCGCCGAAATGAAGCGCTCGATGGAAGCGCTGATCCATCACTTCAAGCTTTATACCGAGGGCTACCGCGTCCCCGAGGGCGAGGTCTATGCGGCTGTCGAGGCGCCGAAGGGCGAATTCGGCGTCTATCTCGTCTCCGACGGCGGCAACAAACCTTACAAATGCAAGATCCGCGCGCCGGGCTATGCCCATCTGCAAGCGATGGATCATCTGTGCAAGGGCCACATGCTGGCGGACGTCGCCGCCATCCTCGGCTCCATCGATATCGTGTTCGGAGAGGTGGACCGGTGA
- the nuoE gene encoding NADH-quinone oxidoreductase subunit NuoE: MSVRRLDPNQPASFAFTPENVEWAKAQIAKFPEGKQASAIIPLFWRAQEQHGGWLPEPAIRHVAEMLGMDYIRALEVATFYTMFNLSPVGEHYVQLCGTTPCWLRGADELKEVCRKHIGPEGKVSADGKLSWLEVECLGACVNAPMVQINADFYEDLDAAALERILSDLRAGKDVKPGPQSARHSSEPHGGLTSLTAAVAQTSGGE, encoded by the coding sequence GTGAGCGTTCGCAGACTAGACCCCAACCAGCCGGCAAGCTTCGCCTTCACGCCCGAAAATGTCGAATGGGCGAAGGCGCAGATCGCGAAATTTCCGGAAGGCAAGCAGGCCTCGGCGATCATCCCGTTGTTCTGGCGCGCGCAAGAGCAGCATGGCGGCTGGCTGCCGGAACCGGCAATCCGTCACGTCGCCGAAATGCTCGGCATGGACTACATCCGCGCGCTCGAAGTCGCGACCTTCTACACAATGTTCAATCTCTCGCCCGTCGGCGAACACTACGTGCAGCTCTGCGGCACGACGCCCTGCTGGTTGCGCGGCGCCGACGAGCTGAAAGAAGTTTGCCGCAAGCATATCGGCCCCGAGGGCAAGGTCAGCGCCGACGGCAAACTCTCCTGGCTCGAAGTCGAATGTCTCGGCGCCTGCGTCAACGCGCCGATGGTCCAGATCAATGCCGACTTCTATGAAGACCTCGATGCGGCGGCGCTCGAACGCATTCTGTCCGACCTGCGCGCCGGCAAGGACGTGAAGCCCGGTCCGCAAAGTGCCCGGCATTCGTCGGAACCGCATGGCGGCCTCACAAGCCTGACCGCCGCGGTCGCGCAAACGAGCGGGGGCGAGTGA
- the nuoF gene encoding NADH-quinone oxidoreductase subunit NuoF yields the protein MLEDKDRIFTNLYGHHDWRLAGARARGDWDGTSEIIAKGRDWILDEMKKSGLRGRGGAGFPTGLKWSFMPKESDGRPHYLVVNADESEPGTCKDRDILRHDPHKLVEGCLIASFAMGAHACYIYVRGEFIREREQLQAAIDEAYEAGLVGKNAAGSGWDFDIYVHHGAGAYICGEETALLESLEGKKGMPRLKPPFPANVGLYGAPTTVNNVESIAVAPTILRRGATWFAGLGRPNNTGTKLFCISGHVNNPCNVEEEMGIPLRELLEKHAGGVRGGWDNLLAVIPGGSSVPLIPKSVCDDILMDFDSLKAVQTGLGTAAVIVMDKSTDVIKAIARLSAFYKHESCGQCTPCREGTGWMWRVMERLVSGEAAVEEIDMLLDVSKRVEGHTICALGDAAAWPVQGLIRHFRGTIEERIAAKRGIAQAAAE from the coding sequence ATGCTCGAGGACAAGGATCGAATTTTCACCAATCTCTACGGCCATCACGACTGGCGGCTTGCCGGCGCCCGCGCGCGCGGCGATTGGGACGGCACGTCCGAAATCATCGCCAAGGGCCGCGACTGGATTCTCGACGAGATGAAAAAGTCGGGTCTGCGCGGCCGCGGCGGCGCCGGCTTCCCGACCGGCCTCAAATGGTCCTTCATGCCGAAGGAGTCCGACGGCCGCCCGCACTACCTCGTGGTGAATGCCGACGAATCCGAACCCGGCACCTGCAAGGATCGCGACATCCTGCGTCACGACCCGCACAAGCTGGTCGAGGGTTGCCTGATCGCCAGCTTCGCGATGGGCGCCCATGCCTGCTACATCTATGTGCGCGGCGAATTCATCCGCGAGCGCGAGCAGCTGCAGGCCGCCATCGACGAAGCCTATGAAGCAGGTCTTGTCGGCAAGAACGCGGCGGGTTCCGGCTGGGATTTCGACATCTATGTCCATCACGGCGCCGGCGCCTATATCTGCGGCGAGGAAACCGCGCTGCTCGAAAGCCTCGAAGGCAAGAAAGGCATGCCGCGCCTTAAGCCGCCATTCCCGGCCAATGTCGGTCTCTATGGCGCGCCGACCACCGTCAACAATGTCGAGTCCATTGCCGTCGCGCCGACCATCCTGCGCCGCGGCGCCACCTGGTTCGCAGGCCTCGGCCGCCCCAACAACACCGGCACCAAACTCTTCTGCATCTCGGGTCACGTGAACAACCCCTGCAATGTCGAAGAGGAAATGGGCATCCCGCTAAGGGAACTGCTGGAGAAACATGCGGGCGGCGTGCGCGGCGGCTGGGACAATCTGCTGGCGGTCATTCCCGGCGGCTCGTCGGTGCCGCTCATTCCGAAATCGGTGTGCGACGACATCCTGATGGATTTCGACTCGCTGAAAGCCGTGCAGACCGGCCTCGGCACCGCGGCCGTCATCGTCATGGACAAGTCGACCGACGTCATCAAGGCAATCGCGCGCCTCTCGGCCTTCTACAAGCATGAGAGCTGCGGCCAGTGTACGCCCTGCCGCGAAGGCACGGGCTGGATGTGGCGCGTGATGGAGCGTCTGGTCTCGGGCGAGGCGGCGGTCGAGGAGATCGACATGCTGCTCGACGTGTCGAAGCGCGTCGAAGGTCACACCATTTGTGCGCTTGGCGACGCGGCGGCCTGGCCGGTTCAGGGCCTGATCCGTCATTTCCGGGGCACCATCGAAGAGCGCATCGCGGCAAAACGCGGTATCGCTCAGGCGGCGGCGGAGTAG